In Nicotiana tabacum cultivar K326 chromosome 17, ASM71507v2, whole genome shotgun sequence, one DNA window encodes the following:
- the LOC107777428 gene encoding mitogen-activated protein kinase kinase kinase NPK1-like, with protein MDWVRGEAVGHGSFGKVSFAIPRKQSTQAMVVKSSAASRSATLMNEKTILDELKSCPNIIRCLGDNYSYENGEKLYNVLLEYASGGDLSNKLKNSGDHRLPEFEVRNYTKALLKGLHYIHKSGYVHCDIKLQNILLGEDGQLKIADFGLAKRAESKKDDSLRCELRGTPLYMSPEMVTGGEQGTPADIWALGCVVAEMEAGVPVWNYSNITQLLMTIGVGDELPEFPAKLSELGKDFLERCFVKDPRKRWTAEMLLNHPFVADQQYDDATVTLNDETCGSGTPSSSPRCPFDFPDWVSDGSAESSATCSITSLPSPAIQELLNLNGGSWSTTPAKRLRVLVGERRPESDWSAADDWVSVR; from the coding sequence ATGGATTGGGTTAGAGGTGAAGCAGTAGGTCATGGAAGCTTTGGCAAAGTCAGTTTTGCAATACCCAGAAAGCAGAGCACTCAAGCTATGGTGGTCAAATCTTCTGCCGCTTCTCGTTCAGCTACACTAATGAACGAGAAGACAATTTTGGATGAGCTTAAAAGTTGCCCCAATATTATCCGCTGCCTTGGCGACAACTATTCCTACGAAAATGGCGAAAAGTTGTACAATGTCTTATTGGAATATGCTTCAGGGGGTGATTTATCAAATAAGCTCAAGAATTCAGGTGATCATAGATTGCCGGAATTTGAAGTCAGGAATTACACCAAGGCCTTATTGAAAGGGCTACACTATATCCACAAGAGTGGTTATGTTCACTGTGATATTAAGCTTCAGAACATTCTTTTAGGTGAAGATGGTCAACTGAAAATTGCTGATTTTGGGTTGGCAAAGAGGGCCGAATCAAAGAAAGATGATAGCTTGCGATGTGAATTGAGGGGTACTCCACTGTATATGTCGCCGGAAATGGTCACCGGCGGCGAACAGGGCACTCCCGCCGATATCTGGGCACTTGGGTGTGTGGTTGCTGAGATGGAAGCAGGAGTTCCAGTCTGGAATTACTCAAATATAACCCAACTACTGATGACAATTGGAGTTGGTGATGAGTTGCCTGAATTTCCCGCGAAGTTATCGGAACTAGGAAAAGATTTTCTAGAGAGGTGTTTTGTGAAGGATCCAAGAAAGAGATGGACGGCTGAGATGCTTCTAAATCATCCCTTTGTTGCTGATCAACAGTATGATGATGCCACTGTTACATTGAATGACGAAACATGCGGGAGTGGCACTCCTTCGTCGTCTCCTAGGTGCCCTTTTGATTTCCCAGATTGGGTATCTGATGGCTCTGCTGAATCCTCAGCAACATGTTCAATTACATCTCTACCCTCGCCGGCAATTCAAGAATTGCTAAATTTAAACGGCGGGTCATGGTCCACAACGCCGGCTAAGAGGTTGCGAGTATTGGTTGGTGAACGCAGACCTGAATCTGACTGGTCTGCTGCTGATGACTGGGTCAGCGTTAGATGA